From a single Streptomyces sp. NBC_01264 genomic region:
- the secY gene encoding preprotein translocase subunit SecY — MLTAFARAFKTPDLRKKLLFTLAIIALYRLGSHIPVPGVSYKNVQICVDQMGAGNNSLFGLVNMFSGGALLQITIFALGIMPYITASIILQLLTVVIPKLENLKKEGQSGTAKITQYTRYLTVALAILQGTGLVATARSGALFQSCMVKDQIVPDRSIFTTVVMVLTMTAGTCLVMWLGELITDRGIGNGMSILMFISIAAGFVGSLWAIKEQGKIADGWVEFGVVILVGLAMVALVVFVEQAQRRIPVQYAKRMIGRRAYGGTSTYIPLKVNQAGVIPVIFASSLLYIPALIVQFSGSTAGWATWIQKHFVKGDHPYYIATYFLLIVFFAFFYVAISFNPEEVADNMKKYGGFIPGIRAGRPTAEYLSYVLNRITWPGSLYLGLIALVPTMALAGFGANQNFPFGGTSILIIVGVGLETVKQIESQLQQRNYEGFLR, encoded by the coding sequence GTGCTCACCGCGTTCGCCCGGGCGTTCAAGACGCCCGACCTGCGCAAGAAGCTGCTTTTTACGCTCGCCATCATCGCGCTGTACCGACTCGGATCACACATCCCGGTACCCGGTGTGAGCTACAAGAACGTTCAGATCTGCGTGGACCAGATGGGGGCGGGCAACAACAGCCTCTTCGGTCTCGTCAACATGTTCAGCGGTGGCGCGCTGCTCCAGATCACGATCTTTGCGCTCGGCATCATGCCGTACATCACGGCGAGCATCATCCTGCAGCTGCTGACCGTGGTCATCCCGAAGCTGGAGAACCTCAAAAAAGAGGGTCAGTCCGGCACGGCGAAGATCACTCAGTACACGCGCTATCTGACGGTCGCACTCGCGATCCTGCAGGGCACCGGCCTCGTCGCCACCGCCCGCAGCGGCGCTCTTTTCCAGAGCTGCATGGTCAAGGACCAGATCGTCCCCGACCGCTCGATCTTCACGACCGTCGTCATGGTGCTTACCATGACCGCCGGCACCTGCCTCGTCATGTGGCTCGGTGAGCTCATCACCGACCGGGGCATCGGCAACGGCATGTCGATCCTTATGTTCATCTCGATCGCCGCGGGCTTCGTCGGCTCCCTGTGGGCCATCAAGGAGCAGGGCAAGATCGCGGACGGCTGGGTCGAGTTCGGCGTGGTCATCCTGGTCGGCCTCGCGATGGTGGCCCTGGTGGTCTTCGTCGAGCAGGCGCAGCGGCGGATCCCGGTCCAGTACGCGAAGCGCATGATCGGCCGGCGAGCGTACGGCGGCACCTCGACGTACATCCCGCTCAAGGTGAACCAGGCCGGTGTCATCCCGGTCATCTTCGCCTCGTCGCTGCTGTACATCCCGGCACTGATCGTCCAGTTCAGCGGTTCCACCGCCGGCTGGGCCACCTGGATCCAGAAGCACTTCGTCAAGGGCGACCACCCGTACTACATCGCCACCTACTTCCTCCTGATCGTCTTCTTCGCGTTCTTCTACGTGGCGATCTCGTTCAACCCCGAGGAAGTTGCAGACAACATGAAGAAGTATGGTGGGTTCATTCCGGGCATCCGCGCCGGTCGGCCTACCGCCGAGTACCTGAGCTACGTACTCAACCGGATCACCTGGCCGGGGTCGCTGTACCTGGGTCTGATCGCTCTTGTGCCGACGATGGCGTTGGCCGGCTTCGGAGCGAACCAGAACTTCCCGTTCGGCGGGACGAGCATCCTGATCATCGTGGGTGTGGGTCTGGAAACCGTGAAGCAGATCGAGAGCCAGCTCCAGCAGCGTAATTACGAAGGGTTCCTCCGCTGA
- a CDS encoding adenylate kinase produces MRIVLVGPPGAGKGTQATVLAETLSIPHISTGDLFRANISQGTELGRRAKAFMDAGDLVPDEITIGMAKDRMEQEDAAGGFLLDGFPRNVSQAEALDVMLKAGAMNLDAVLDLEVEEDEVVKRLAGRRTCRKDSSHIYHVDYRPSKVEGVCDIDGGELYVREDQTEEAVRNRLEVYHTQTEPIIDYYKAQGLVSTIPALGEVKDVTQRALDALKK; encoded by the coding sequence ATGCGAATCGTCCTCGTCGGCCCGCCGGGTGCGGGCAAGGGAACGCAGGCGACTGTGCTTGCCGAGACCTTGTCGATCCCGCACATCTCCACGGGCGACCTGTTCCGGGCCAACATCAGCCAGGGCACCGAGCTCGGACGGCGTGCGAAGGCGTTCATGGACGCGGGTGACCTCGTCCCGGACGAGATCACCATCGGCATGGCCAAGGACCGCATGGAGCAGGAGGACGCCGCCGGCGGTTTCCTGCTCGACGGTTTCCCGCGCAACGTCTCCCAGGCGGAAGCCCTCGACGTGATGTTGAAGGCCGGGGCCATGAACCTCGACGCCGTCCTCGACCTGGAGGTCGAGGAGGACGAGGTCGTCAAGCGTCTCGCGGGTCGCCGTACGTGCCGCAAGGACAGCTCGCACATCTACCACGTGGACTACCGCCCGTCGAAGGTCGAGGGTGTCTGCGACATCGACGGCGGCGAGCTGTACGTGCGCGAGGACCAGACCGAGGAAGCCGTGCGCAACCGGCTGGAGGTCTACCACACCCAGACCGAGCCGATCATCGACTACTACAAGGCCCAGGGCCTCGTGTCGACGATTCCGGCCCTGGGTGAGGTCAAGGACGTCACGCAGCGCGCGCTGGACGCCCTCAAGAAGTAG
- a CDS encoding DNA-directed RNA polymerase subunit alpha, with amino-acid sequence MLIAQRPSLTEEVVDEYRSRFVIEPLEPGFGYTLGNSLRRTLLSSIPGAAVTSIRVDGVLHEFTTVPGVKEDVTDIILNIKQLVVSSEHDEPVVMYLRKQGPGLVTAADIAPPAGVEVHNPDLVLATLNGKGKLEMELTVERGRGYVSAVQNKQLGQEIGRIPIDSIYSPVLKVTYKVEATRVEQRTDFDKLIVDVETKQAMRPRDAMASAGKTLVELFGLARELNIDAEGIDMGPSPTDAALAADLALPIEELELTVRSYNCLKREGIHSVGELVARSEADLLDIRNFGAKSIDEVKAKLAGMGLALKDSPPGFDPTAAADAFGADDDADAGFVETEQY; translated from the coding sequence ATGCTTATCGCTCAGCGCCCCTCGCTGACCGAAGAGGTCGTAGACGAGTACCGCTCGCGGTTCGTGATCGAGCCGCTCGAGCCGGGCTTCGGCTACACCCTCGGCAACTCGCTGCGCCGCACGCTCCTGTCCTCGATCCCGGGTGCCGCTGTCACCAGCATCCGCGTGGACGGCGTCCTGCACGAGTTCACCACCGTGCCGGGTGTCAAGGAAGACGTCACCGACATCATCCTCAACATCAAGCAGCTGGTCGTCTCCTCGGAGCACGACGAGCCGGTCGTGATGTACCTGCGCAAGCAGGGTCCCGGCCTGGTCACCGCTGCCGACATCGCGCCCCCGGCCGGTGTCGAGGTGCACAACCCGGACCTGGTCCTCGCCACGCTCAACGGCAAGGGCAAGCTGGAGATGGAGCTGACCGTCGAGCGCGGTCGCGGCTACGTCTCCGCCGTCCAGAACAAGCAGCTGGGCCAGGAGATCGGTCGCATCCCGATCGACTCCATCTACAGCCCGGTCCTCAAGGTCACCTACAAGGTCGAGGCGACCCGAGTCGAGCAGCGCACCGACTTCGACAAGCTGATCGTCGACGTCGAGACCAAGCAGGCCATGCGCCCGCGCGACGCCATGGCGTCCGCCGGTAAGACCCTGGTCGAGCTGTTCGGTCTGGCCCGCGAGCTCAACATCGACGCCGAGGGCATCGACATGGGCCCCTCGCCGACGGACGCGGCCCTGGCCGCTGATCTCGCCCTGCCGATCGAGGAGCTCGAGCTCACCGTTCGGTCGTACAACTGCCTCAAGCGCGAGGGCATCCACTCCGTGGGTGAGCTCGTCGCCCGCTCCGAGGCGGACCTGCTCGACATCCGCAACTTCGGTGCGAAGTCGATCGACGAGGTCAAGGCGAAGCTGGCCGGCATGGGCCTGGCCCTCAAGGACAGCCCGCCCGGATTCGACCCGACCGCCGCCGCCGACGCCTTCGGCGCCGACGACGACGCGGACGCCGGTTTCGTCGAGACCGAGCAGTACTAA
- a CDS encoding type Z 30S ribosomal protein S14 has product MAKKALIAKAARKPKFGVRAYTRCQRCGRPHSVYRKFGLCRVCLREMAHRGELPGVTKSSW; this is encoded by the coding sequence ATGGCGAAGAAGGCTCTCATCGCGAAGGCTGCCCGCAAGCCCAAGTTCGGTGTGCGTGCGTACACCCGCTGCCAGCGCTGCGGTCGCCCCCACTCCGTGTACCGCAAGTTCGGCCTGTGCCGCGTCTGCCTTCGTGAGATGGCTCACCGTGGCGAGCTGCCGGGCGTGACCAAGAGCTCCTGGTAA
- the rpmD gene encoding 50S ribosomal protein L30, which translates to MARLKVTQIKSYIGSKQNHRDTLRSLGLKRLNDVVVKEDRPEFRGMVHTVRHLVTVEEVD; encoded by the coding sequence ATGGCTCGCCTCAAGGTCACGCAGATCAAGTCGTACATCGGCAGCAAGCAGAACCACCGCGACACGCTGCGTTCGCTCGGGCTCAAGCGCCTGAACGACGTCGTCGTCAAGGAGGACCGCCCCGAGTTCCGCGGAATGGTTCACACCGTCCGCCACCTCGTGACGGTTGAGGAGGTTGACTAA
- the rplQ gene encoding 50S ribosomal protein L17, translated as MPRPAKGARLGGSAAHEKHLLANLAKALFEHGRITTTEAKARRLRPYAERLVTKAKKGDIHNRRLVLQTITDKSIVHTLFTEIAPRYENRPGGYTRITKIGNRRGDNAPMAVIELVEALTVAQQATGEAEAATKRAVKEAEAAEAPAAEETKEA; from the coding sequence ATGCCGCGTCCCGCAAAGGGTGCCCGTCTGGGCGGCAGCGCCGCGCACGAGAAGCACCTCCTCGCGAACCTCGCGAAGGCGCTCTTCGAGCACGGCCGCATCACCACCACCGAGGCCAAGGCCCGTCGCCTGCGTCCCTACGCCGAGCGTCTGGTGACCAAGGCCAAGAAGGGCGACATCCACAACCGTCGCCTGGTGCTGCAGACGATCACGGACAAGAGCATCGTGCACACGCTGTTCACCGAGATCGCCCCGCGCTACGAAAACCGCCCCGGTGGTTACACGCGCATCACCAAGATCGGCAACCGTCGTGGCGACAACGCCCCGATGGCCGTGATCGAGCTGGTCGAGGCCCTTACGGTCGCCCAGCAGGCCACTGGTGAGGCCGAGGCCGCCACCAAGCGCGCCGTGAAGGAGGCGGAGGCCGCTGAGGCTCCCGCCGCCGAGGAGACCAAGGAGGCCTGA
- the truA gene encoding tRNA pseudouridine(38-40) synthase TruA produces the protein MSDEVEPGHVRVRLDLSYDGKDFSGWAKQRVLRTVQGELESALQTVMRLPDPVELTVAGRTDAGVHARGQVAQFDVRDEVWAEHQDKLLRRLAGRLPHDVRVWRAAEAPAGFNARFSAIWRRYAYRVGDHQAGVDPLGRGHVLWYQWPLDVDAMNGAAAALVGEHDFAAYCKKREGATTIRTLQQLSWERDAEGIITATVRADAFCHNMVRSLVGALLHVGDGHRPTDWPGKVLAAAVRDSSVHVVKPHGLTLEEVGYPADELLAARSKEARNLRTLPGAGCC, from the coding sequence GTGAGTGACGAGGTGGAGCCCGGACACGTCCGGGTCAGGCTGGACCTGAGCTACGACGGCAAGGACTTCTCCGGCTGGGCGAAGCAGCGCGTACTGCGGACCGTCCAGGGGGAGCTGGAGTCGGCCCTGCAGACCGTGATGCGGCTGCCCGACCCGGTGGAGCTGACCGTGGCCGGCCGGACCGACGCGGGCGTGCACGCGCGCGGGCAGGTCGCGCAGTTCGACGTACGGGACGAGGTGTGGGCCGAGCACCAGGACAAGCTGCTGCGCCGCCTCGCCGGGCGGCTGCCGCACGACGTACGGGTGTGGCGGGCCGCCGAGGCCCCCGCCGGCTTCAACGCGCGGTTCTCCGCGATCTGGCGCCGCTACGCCTACCGCGTGGGCGACCACCAGGCCGGCGTGGACCCGCTGGGCCGCGGGCACGTGCTCTGGTACCAGTGGCCGCTCGACGTGGACGCCATGAACGGGGCCGCCGCCGCCCTGGTCGGCGAGCACGACTTCGCCGCGTACTGCAAGAAGCGCGAGGGGGCCACGACCATCCGCACCCTCCAGCAGCTCAGCTGGGAGCGGGACGCGGAGGGGATCATCACCGCCACCGTCCGCGCCGACGCCTTCTGCCACAACATGGTCCGCTCGCTGGTGGGCGCCCTGCTGCACGTGGGCGACGGCCACCGGCCGACCGACTGGCCCGGGAAGGTGCTGGCCGCGGCCGTACGGGACTCCTCGGTGCACGTGGTCAAGCCGCACGGGCTGACGCTGGAGGAGGTCGGCTACCCCGCCGACGAGCTGCTGGCCGCCCGCAGCAAGGAAGCGCGGAACCTGCGGACGCTGCCCGGAGCCGGCTGCTGCTAG
- the map gene encoding type I methionyl aminopeptidase, protein MVQIKTPEQIAKMREAGLVVAAIHAATREAAVPGATTRDLDMVARKVIADAGAKSNFLGYGGFPATICTSVNEVVVHGIPDDKTVLKDGDIISIDAGAIVEGWHGDAAYTAFVGSGHAPELVELSRVTEESMWAGIAAMKLGNRLVDISKAIETYIKRQPRPTTGEHSLGKFGIIEDYGGHGIGSEMHMDPHLLNYVSRKRGKGIKLVPGLCLAIEPMVSLGTAQTEVLADDWTVITTDGTWSSHWEHSIALTEEGPIVLTSPDCGKAKLAEYGVTTAPDPLG, encoded by the coding sequence ATGGTCCAGATCAAGACCCCCGAGCAGATCGCGAAGATGCGTGAGGCCGGGCTCGTCGTCGCCGCGATCCACGCGGCGACCCGTGAGGCGGCCGTGCCGGGCGCCACGACGCGGGATCTGGACATGGTGGCCCGCAAGGTCATCGCGGACGCCGGCGCCAAGTCGAACTTCCTCGGGTACGGCGGATTCCCCGCGACCATCTGCACCTCGGTCAACGAGGTCGTGGTCCACGGCATCCCCGACGACAAGACGGTCCTCAAGGACGGCGACATCATCTCGATCGACGCCGGCGCGATCGTCGAGGGCTGGCACGGCGACGCCGCGTACACCGCCTTCGTGGGCTCTGGGCACGCTCCTGAGCTCGTGGAGCTGTCCCGGGTGACCGAGGAGTCCATGTGGGCCGGTATCGCCGCCATGAAGCTCGGCAACCGCCTCGTGGACATCTCGAAGGCGATCGAGACGTACATCAAGCGGCAGCCGCGTCCCACCACGGGTGAGCACAGCCTCGGCAAGTTCGGGATCATCGAGGACTACGGCGGCCACGGCATCGGTTCCGAGATGCACATGGACCCGCACCTGCTGAACTACGTCTCGCGCAAGCGGGGCAAGGGGATCAAGCTCGTCCCGGGCCTGTGCCTGGCGATCGAGCCGATGGTCTCGCTGGGCACCGCCCAGACGGAGGTCCTGGCGGACGACTGGACGGTCATCACCACGGACGGCACGTGGTCCTCGCACTGGGAGCACTCCATCGCCCTGACGGAGGAGGGACCGATCGTCCTGACCTCCCCGGACTGTGGCAAGGCCAAGCTGGCGGAGTACGGGGTGACGACGGCTCCGGACCCGTTGGGCTGA
- the rpsH gene encoding 30S ribosomal protein S8, translating to MTMTDPIADMLTRLRNANSAYHDSVVMPHSKIKSHIAEILKQEGFITGWKVEDAEVGKNLVLELKFGPNRERSIAGIKRISKPGLRVYAKSTNLPKVLGGLGVAIISTSHGLLTGQQAGKKGVGGEVLAYVW from the coding sequence ATGACCATGACTGACCCGATCGCAGACATGCTCACGCGTCTGCGTAACGCTAACTCGGCGTACCACGACTCCGTCGTGATGCCGCACAGCAAGATCAAGTCGCACATCGCAGAAATCCTCAAGCAGGAGGGTTTCATCACCGGCTGGAAGGTCGAGGACGCCGAGGTCGGCAAGAACCTCGTCCTCGAGCTGAAGTTCGGCCCGAACCGCGAACGCTCCATTGCGGGCATCAAGCGGATCTCGAAGCCCGGTCTGCGTGTGTACGCAAAGTCCACCAACCTGCCGAAGGTGCTCGGCGGCCTGGGCGTGGCGATCATCTCCACGTCCCACGGTCTGCTCACCGGCCAGCAGGCAGGCAAGAAGGGCGTAGGTGGGGAAGTCCTCGCCTACGTCTGGTAG
- the rpmJ gene encoding 50S ribosomal protein L36, whose protein sequence is MKVKPSVKKICDKCKVIRRHGRVMVICDNLRHKQRQG, encoded by the coding sequence ATGAAGGTCAAGCCGAGCGTCAAGAAGATCTGCGACAAGTGCAAGGTGATCCGCCGTCACGGTCGGGTCATGGTCATCTGCGACAACCTGCGCCACAAGCAGCGCCAGGGCTGA
- the rpsM gene encoding 30S ribosomal protein S13, with protein sequence MARVSGVDIPREKRVEIALTYVFGVGRTRSKEILAATGVNPDTRVRDLAEEDLVKIREYVDANLRTEGDLRREIQADIRRKVEIQCYQGVRHRRGLPVHGQRTSTNARTRKGPRRAIAGKKKPGKK encoded by the coding sequence ATGGCACGCGTTTCCGGTGTTGACATCCCGCGCGAAAAGCGTGTGGAGATCGCACTTACCTACGTCTTCGGTGTCGGTCGCACCCGGTCCAAGGAAATCCTTGCGGCCACCGGTGTGAACCCCGACACCCGCGTTCGTGACCTGGCCGAAGAGGACCTGGTCAAGATCCGCGAGTACGTGGACGCCAACCTCCGCACCGAGGGTGACCTCCGCCGCGAGATCCAGGCCGACATCCGCCGCAAGGTCGAGATCCAGTGCTACCAGGGTGTTCGCCACCGTCGTGGCCTGCCCGTGCACGGTCAGCGCACCAGCACGAACGCCCGTACCCGCAAGGGTCCGCGTCGCGCGATCGCCGGTAAGAAGAAGCCGGGCAAGAAGTAG
- the rpsK gene encoding 30S ribosomal protein S11, producing the protein MPPKGRQGAAKKVRRKEKKNVAHGHAHIKSTFNNTIVSITDPAGNVISWASAGHVGFKGSRKSTPFAAQMAAESAARRAQEHGMRKVDVFVKGPGSGRETAIRSLQATGLEVGSIQDVTPTPHNGCRPPKRRRV; encoded by the coding sequence ATGCCCCCCAAGGGTCGTCAGGGCGCTGCCAAGAAGGTGCGCCGCAAGGAAAAGAAGAACGTCGCTCATGGGCACGCCCACATCAAGAGCACGTTCAACAACACCATCGTCTCGATCACGGACCCCGCGGGCAACGTGATCTCCTGGGCCTCCGCCGGCCACGTCGGCTTCAAGGGCTCGCGCAAGTCCACCCCCTTCGCCGCGCAGATGGCCGCCGAGTCGGCCGCCCGCCGCGCGCAGGAGCACGGCATGCGCAAGGTCGACGTCTTCGTCAAGGGTCCCGGCTCCGGCCGTGAGACCGCGATCCGCTCCCTCCAGGCCACTGGCCTCGAGGTCGGCTCGATCCAGGACGTCACCCCCACCCCGCACAACGGCTGCCGTCCGCCCAAGCGTCGCCGCGTCTGA
- the rplO gene encoding 50S ribosomal protein L15: protein MAESSPLKAHNLRPAPGAKTAKTRVGRGEASKGKTAGRGTKGQKARYQIPQRFEGGQMPLHMRLPKLKGFKNPFRTEFQVVNLDKLGALYPEGGEVTVADLVAKGAVRKNSLVKVLGQGEISVALQVSVDAVSGSAKEKIAAAGGSVTELV from the coding sequence ATGGCTGAGAGCAGCCCGCTGAAGGCCCACAACCTCCGTCCCGCCCCCGGCGCCAAGACCGCGAAGACCCGTGTCGGTCGTGGTGAGGCGTCGAAGGGTAAGACGGCCGGTCGTGGTACGAAGGGCCAGAAGGCCCGCTACCAGATCCCGCAGCGCTTCGAGGGTGGGCAGATGCCCCTCCACATGCGTCTGCCGAAGCTCAAGGGCTTCAAGAACCCGTTCCGCACCGAGTTCCAGGTCGTGAACCTGGACAAGCTCGGCGCTCTCTACCCCGAGGGTGGAGAAGTCACGGTGGCCGACCTGGTCGCCAAGGGCGCGGTTCGCAAGAACAGCCTCGTCAAGGTCCTGGGCCAGGGCGAGATCTCCGTGGCGCTGCAGGTTTCGGTTGACGCCGTTTCCGGCTCCGCCAAGGAGAAGATTGCCGCCGCTGGTGGCTCTGTGACCGAGCTCGTCTAA
- the rplR gene encoding 50S ribosomal protein L18 — translation MAYGVKIAKGDAYKRAAKARRHIRIRKNVSGTAERPRLVVTRSNRNIVAQVIDDLQGHTLASASTLDASIRGGEGDKSSQAQAVGALVAERAKAAGVETVVFDRGGNRYAGRIAALADAAREAGLKF, via the coding sequence ATGGCATACGGTGTAAAGATCGCCAAGGGCGACGCGTACAAGCGTGCCGCCAAGGCCCGCCGCCACATCCGCATCCGCAAGAACGTCTCGGGTACGGCGGAGCGTCCGCGCCTCGTCGTGACGCGTTCCAACCGCAACATCGTTGCTCAGGTCATCGACGACCTCCAGGGTCACACCCTGGCGTCCGCGTCGACCCTGGACGCTTCGATCCGTGGTGGCGAAGGCGACAAGAGCTCGCAGGCCCAGGCCGTGGGCGCACTCGTCGCCGAGCGTGCCAAGGCCGCGGGTGTCGAGACCGTCGTGTTCGACCGCGGTGGCAACCGATACGCCGGGCGCATTGCCGCTCTGGCTGACGCCGCCCGCGAAGCCGGGCTGAAGTTCTAA
- the infA gene encoding translation initiation factor IF-1, with protein sequence MAKKQGAIEIEGTVIESLPNAMFKVELQNGHKVLAHISGKMRMHYIRILPDDRVVVELSPYDLTRGRIVYRYK encoded by the coding sequence GTGGCCAAGAAGCAAGGTGCCATCGAAATCGAGGGCACCGTGATCGAGTCCCTCCCGAACGCGATGTTCAAGGTGGAACTCCAGAACGGTCACAAGGTCCTCGCGCACATCAGCGGCAAGATGCGCATGCACTACATCCGCATCCTCCCTGATGACCGGGTCGTCGTGGAGCTCTCTCCGTACGACCTGACGCGTGGCCGGATCGTCTACCGATACAAGTAG
- the rpsE gene encoding 30S ribosomal protein S5: MAGPQRRGSGAGGGERRDRKGRDGGPAAEKTAYVERVVAINRVAKVVKGGRRFSFTALVVVGDGDGTVGVGYGKAKEVPAAIAKGVEEAKKSFFKVPRIQGTIPHPITGERAAGVVLLKPAAPGTGVIAGGPVRAVLECAGVHDILSKSLGSSNAINIVHATVAALKGLQRPEEIAARRGLPLEDVAPAALLRARAGAGA; the protein is encoded by the coding sequence ATGGCTGGACCCCAGCGCCGCGGAAGCGGTGCCGGTGGCGGCGAGCGGCGGGACCGGAAGGGTCGCGACGGTGGCCCTGCCGCCGAGAAGACCGCTTACGTTGAGCGCGTTGTCGCGATCAACCGCGTCGCCAAGGTTGTCAAGGGTGGTCGCCGCTTCAGCTTCACCGCGCTGGTCGTGGTGGGCGACGGTGACGGCACTGTAGGTGTCGGTTACGGCAAGGCCAAGGAAGTTCCCGCGGCCATCGCCAAGGGTGTCGAGGAAGCCAAGAAGTCCTTCTTCAAGGTTCCGCGCATCCAGGGCACCATTCCTCACCCGATCACGGGCGAGCGCGCCGCGGGCGTCGTGCTGCTGAAGCCGGCCGCCCCTGGTACCGGTGTTATCGCCGGTGGCCCGGTGCGCGCCGTTCTGGAGTGCGCCGGCGTTCACGACATCCTGTCGAAGTCGCTCGGTTCTTCCAACGCGATCAACATCGTGCACGCGACCGTGGCGGCCCTCAAGGGCCTGCAGCGTCCCGAGGAGATCGCGGCTCGCCGTGGTCTGCCCCTCGAGGACGTCGCTCCCGCGGCTCTGCTCCGTGCGCGTGCTGGGGCGGGTGCGTAA
- the rplF gene encoding 50S ribosomal protein L6 — MSRIGKLPIQVPAGVDVTIDGQAVAVKGPKGSLALTVKAPIEIVKGEDGVLNVTRPNDERQNKALHGLSRTLVANMITGVTTGYVKALEISGVGYRVAAKGSNLEFQLGYSHPILIEAPEGISFKVESPTKFSVEGIDKQKVGEVAANIRKLRKPDPYKAKGVKYAGEVIRRKVGKAGK, encoded by the coding sequence ATGTCGCGAATCGGCAAGCTCCCCATCCAGGTTCCCGCCGGTGTGGACGTCACCATCGACGGCCAGGCTGTGGCTGTGAAGGGCCCCAAGGGTTCCCTCGCGCTCACGGTCAAGGCGCCGATCGAGATCGTCAAGGGTGAGGACGGCGTTCTGAACGTCACCCGCCCCAACGACGAGCGTCAGAACAAGGCCCTGCACGGCCTGTCCCGCACGCTGGTGGCGAACATGATCACCGGCGTGACCACGGGTTACGTCAAGGCTCTTGAGATCAGCGGTGTCGGTTACCGCGTCGCCGCGAAGGGCTCCAACCTGGAGTTCCAGCTTGGTTACAGCCACCCGATCCTGATCGAGGCGCCCGAGGGCATCTCCTTCAAGGTCGAGTCGCCCACCAAGTTCTCGGTCGAGGGCATCGACAAGCAGAAGGTCGGCGAGGTCGCCGCCAACATCCGCAAGCTGCGGAAGCCCGACCCGTACAAGGCCAAGGGTGTCAAGTACGCCGGCGAAGTCATCCGCCGCAAGGTCGGAAAGGCTGGTAAGTAG
- the rplE gene encoding 50S ribosomal protein L5, producing MATTPRLKTKYREDIAGKLREEFSYENVMQIPGLVKIVVNMGVGDAARDSKLIDGAIKDLTTITGQKPAVTKARKSIAQFKLREGQPIGCHVTLRGDRMWEFLDRTLSLALPRIRDFRGLSPKQFDGRGNYTFGLTEQVMFHEIDQDKIDRTRGMDITVVTTATNDDEGRALLRHLGFPFKEA from the coding sequence ATGGCTACCACTCCGCGTCTCAAGACGAAGTACCGCGAGGACATCGCGGGCAAGCTGCGTGAAGAGTTCTCCTACGAGAACGTCATGCAGATTCCCGGCCTCGTGAAGATCGTGGTCAACATGGGTGTGGGCGACGCCGCCCGCGACTCCAAGCTGATCGACGGCGCCATCAAGGACCTGACGACGATCACCGGTCAGAAGCCGGCCGTCACGAAGGCCCGCAAGTCCATCGCGCAGTTCAAGCTGCGCGAGGGTCAGCCGATCGGCTGCCACGTCACCCTCCGTGGTGACCGCATGTGGGAGTTCCTGGACCGTACGCTGTCGCTCGCGCTGCCGCGTATCCGTGACTTCCGTGGTCTGTCGCCGAAGCAGTTCGACGGCCGTGGCAACTACACCTTCGGTCTCACCGAGCAGGTCATGTTCCACGAGATCGACCAGGACAAGATCGACCGTACCCGGGGTATGGACATCACCGTGGTCACCACGGCGACCAACGACGACGAGGGCCGCGCGCTCCTCCGTCACCTCGGCTTCCCCTTCAAGGAGGCGTAA